From a region of the Pseudoclavibacter endophyticus genome:
- the fmt gene encoding methionyl-tRNA formyltransferase: protein MRLVFAGTPDVAVPTLDALHAADHEIAAVVTRPDAPVGRKRVLTPSRVARRADELGLDVLRAARLGDDETRAIAALKPELGVVVAYGGLIRPPLLAVPAHGWINLHFSLLPAWRGAAPVQRAVLSGARSTGVSVFRLEAGLDTGPTFVRRRVAIGPDETAGELLERLGVEGAQDVLDAIEAIEAGAEPVAQAGEPTYAPKLRADDGRIDWAQSTADVSARIRGATPEPGATTTFRGAPYKVLRARVGATAPDGEPGRIRLEDGRVLVDTHDGTIELVTVQPPGKRGMPALDWVRGARDADGAVFE, encoded by the coding sequence ATGAGACTCGTCTTCGCAGGTACTCCCGACGTTGCCGTGCCGACGCTCGACGCCCTCCACGCCGCCGATCACGAGATCGCGGCGGTCGTCACGCGTCCCGATGCGCCCGTGGGGCGGAAACGAGTGCTCACGCCGTCACGCGTCGCGCGTCGCGCCGACGAGCTCGGTCTGGACGTGCTGCGCGCGGCCCGGCTCGGTGACGACGAGACCCGCGCGATCGCCGCCCTGAAGCCGGAGCTGGGTGTGGTGGTGGCCTATGGCGGGCTCATCCGCCCGCCGCTGCTGGCGGTGCCGGCGCACGGATGGATCAACCTCCACTTCTCGCTGCTCCCGGCTTGGCGGGGCGCCGCCCCGGTGCAGCGCGCCGTGCTTTCGGGAGCGCGATCGACCGGCGTGAGCGTGTTCCGGCTCGAGGCCGGGCTCGACACGGGTCCGACGTTCGTGCGCCGCAGGGTCGCCATCGGGCCCGACGAGACGGCCGGTGAGCTGCTCGAGCGTCTCGGCGTCGAGGGCGCGCAGGATGTGCTGGACGCGATCGAGGCGATCGAGGCGGGCGCCGAGCCCGTGGCCCAGGCAGGCGAACCCACGTACGCTCCCAAGCTCCGCGCCGACGACGGCCGAATCGACTGGGCGCAGTCGACGGCGGACGTTTCGGCGCGCATCCGCGGCGCGACCCCGGAACCGGGGGCGACGACGACGTTCCGCGGGGCGCCGTACAAGGTGCTTCGCGCCCGCGTCGGCGCCACCGCGCCGGATGGCGAGCCCGGGCGCATCCGACTCGAAGACGGGCGGGTGCTGGTCGACACGCACGATGGAACGATCGAGCTCGTCACGGTGCAGCCGCCGGGAAAGCGGGGCATGCCCGCCCTCGATTGGGTGCGCGGGGCGAGGGATGCGGATGGGGCGGTGTTCGAGTGA
- a CDS encoding RsmB/NOP family class I SAM-dependent RNA methyltransferase, whose protein sequence is MAYDVLRAVQRDDAYANLLLPTRLRDAGMHGPDAALATELTYGTLRMLGYYDAVIEVAAGRSTDDIDAPVLDVLRLGAHQLLDMRLATHAAVHETVELTREIGARGASGFVNAVLRTMTRTDADAWPDVASKGMTGEDRLSVRTSHPAWIVRAIRESLEAEGRGDELEAALEADNASPTVSLAVLPGFADRDDVVAGADGTLHEGELSPVALKLERGNPAMIPGVDRGHVRVQDEGSQLVALALAAAAPISAGERWLDLCAGPGGKTALLAAAAAPDATVEANEPVPARARLVRRSVEPLGLGVDVSELDGREIGRERPARYDRVLVDAPCTGLGALRRRPEARWRKTPADVAELTALQEDLLDAAVAALVPGGVVAYVTCSPHLAETTSIVRRAVRRRGLEVLDAARVVADVCSTPGVDLPERSLEGGSTVQLWPHRYGTDAMFLALLRRPARS, encoded by the coding sequence GTGGCCTACGACGTGCTGCGGGCCGTGCAGCGCGACGACGCCTACGCCAATCTCCTGCTGCCGACGCGGCTGCGCGACGCGGGCATGCACGGTCCGGATGCCGCGCTCGCGACCGAGTTGACGTACGGCACCCTCCGCATGCTCGGCTACTACGACGCCGTCATCGAGGTGGCGGCCGGACGCTCGACCGACGACATCGACGCGCCGGTGCTCGATGTGCTGCGGCTCGGCGCCCACCAGTTGCTCGACATGCGGCTCGCGACCCACGCTGCCGTGCACGAGACGGTGGAGTTGACGCGCGAGATCGGTGCACGCGGCGCCTCGGGGTTCGTCAACGCCGTGCTTCGCACCATGACGCGGACCGACGCGGACGCGTGGCCCGACGTCGCCTCGAAGGGCATGACGGGTGAGGATCGCCTCAGCGTGCGCACGTCGCACCCGGCCTGGATCGTCCGCGCCATCCGCGAATCGCTCGAGGCCGAGGGACGGGGCGACGAGCTCGAGGCCGCACTCGAGGCCGACAACGCGTCGCCGACGGTGTCGCTCGCCGTGCTCCCCGGTTTCGCCGATCGCGACGATGTGGTCGCGGGCGCCGACGGCACGCTCCACGAGGGCGAGCTGAGCCCCGTCGCGCTCAAGCTCGAGCGCGGCAACCCAGCGATGATCCCCGGCGTCGATCGTGGCCATGTGCGGGTGCAGGACGAAGGGTCGCAGCTCGTCGCCCTCGCGCTCGCGGCTGCCGCCCCGATCAGCGCGGGCGAGCGCTGGCTCGACCTGTGCGCCGGCCCAGGAGGGAAGACCGCCCTCCTCGCGGCCGCGGCAGCGCCCGACGCCACGGTCGAGGCCAACGAGCCCGTTCCCGCCCGTGCACGGCTCGTGCGCCGCTCGGTCGAACCGCTCGGGCTGGGCGTCGACGTCAGTGAGCTCGACGGCCGCGAGATCGGCCGCGAGCGACCGGCGAGGTATGACCGTGTGCTCGTCGACGCGCCCTGCACCGGGCTCGGCGCGCTCCGCCGAAGGCCGGAGGCTCGGTGGCGCAAGACGCCGGCCGACGTCGCCGAGCTCACCGCGTTGCAGGAGGACCTGCTGGATGCCGCCGTGGCGGCGCTCGTGCCCGGTGGGGTGGTCGCCTACGTCACCTGCTCTCCGCACCTCGCCGAGACGACGAGTATCGTGCGGCGCGCGGTCAGGCGTCGCGGCCTCGAGGTGCTCGACGCCGCGCGCGTCGTCGCGGACGTCTGCTCGACTCCGGGCGTCGATCTCCCCGAGCGGTCCCTCGAGGGCGGCTCGACCGTGCAACTGTGGCCCCACCGATACGGCACCGACGCGATGTTCCTCGCGCTGTTGCGCAGACCGGCGCGGTCGTGA
- the rpe gene encoding ribulose-phosphate 3-epimerase, whose product MNDTSPSGRAPRIHPSILAADFANFERELERISTADAAHVDVMDNHFVPNLTFGQPMVARLQQVSPIPLDLHLMIEAPDRWALEFAELGVWSVTFHAEAATAPATLARRIRERGARAGIALRPGTPLSAVDELLGSFDQLLIMTVEPGFGGQAFMPETMPKLRAARELADRTGLDLHLQVDGGIAEDTIAMAAEHGATSFVAGSAVFRGDPAERIDALRRAAAAHAH is encoded by the coding sequence GTGAACGACACCAGCCCGAGCGGCCGCGCGCCACGCATCCATCCCTCGATCCTCGCGGCAGACTTCGCGAACTTCGAACGCGAACTCGAGCGCATCTCGACCGCCGATGCGGCGCACGTCGACGTCATGGACAACCACTTCGTGCCCAACTTGACGTTCGGGCAGCCCATGGTCGCGCGCCTGCAGCAGGTGAGCCCCATCCCGCTCGACCTCCATCTCATGATCGAGGCGCCCGACCGGTGGGCGCTCGAATTCGCCGAGCTCGGCGTGTGGTCCGTCACCTTCCACGCGGAGGCGGCGACAGCGCCCGCGACGCTCGCGCGCCGCATTCGCGAACGCGGCGCGCGAGCGGGCATCGCGCTGCGCCCCGGCACGCCGCTCTCGGCCGTCGACGAGTTGCTCGGGTCGTTCGACCAGTTGCTCATCATGACCGTCGAGCCCGGATTCGGGGGACAGGCCTTCATGCCGGAGACCATGCCGAAGTTGCGCGCCGCGCGCGAGCTGGCCGACCGCACCGGCCTCGATCTGCACCTGCAGGTTGACGGCGGGATCGCCGAAGACACGATCGCCATGGCGGCCGAGCACGGCGCTACGTCGTTCGTCGCCGGCTCGGCCGTCTTCCGTGGCGACCCGGCCGAACGCATCGACGCACTCCGGCGGGCGGCCGCGGCCCACGCCCATTGA
- a CDS encoding phosphoribosyl-ATP diphosphatase, whose translation MKTFDALFDELSEKARTRPEGSGTVAELDAGVHFIGKKIVEEAAEVWMASEYESVDEAAAEMSQLIYHVQVMMLAKGLTPADVYRHL comes from the coding sequence GTGAAGACGTTCGATGCACTGTTCGATGAGCTCAGCGAGAAGGCTCGTACCCGGCCCGAGGGATCGGGTACCGTCGCGGAACTCGACGCCGGCGTGCACTTCATCGGCAAGAAGATCGTCGAAGAGGCCGCAGAGGTCTGGATGGCGAGTGAGTACGAGAGCGTCGACGAGGCCGCGGCCGAGATGAGTCAGCTCATTTACCACGTGCAGGTCATGATGCTCGCGAAAGGTCTGACGCCCGCCGACGTGTACCGACATCTGTGA
- the hisG gene encoding ATP phosphoribosyltransferase — MLRVAVPNKGMLAETANEMLQEAGYRGRRDAKELNAIDPKNDVEFFYLRPRDIATYVGSGVLDVGITGRDLLLDAASPAIEIRSLDFGDSTFRFAGPAGAFADVHELEGKRVATSYTGLLERWFAEHRIDATLVKLDGAVESAIRLGVADAVADVVSTGATLRKAGLEVFGPVILESTAVLISTPAKEQAAKTLLGRLDGVLVARRYAIIDYDIANEHLEEATKITPGFQSPTVSPLREPGWSAVRSMVPTGDVNQLMDALHDLGARAIFVTALQAARM; from the coding sequence ATGTTGCGTGTTGCCGTGCCCAACAAGGGCATGCTCGCCGAGACCGCGAACGAGATGCTGCAGGAGGCCGGCTACCGCGGCCGCCGCGACGCGAAAGAGCTCAACGCGATCGACCCGAAGAACGATGTCGAGTTCTTCTATCTCCGTCCCCGCGATATCGCCACCTACGTCGGCTCGGGCGTCCTCGACGTCGGCATCACGGGTCGCGACCTGCTGCTCGACGCCGCATCCCCGGCGATCGAGATCCGCTCGCTCGACTTCGGCGATTCGACGTTCCGCTTCGCCGGCCCCGCCGGCGCGTTCGCCGACGTGCACGAACTCGAGGGCAAGCGCGTGGCAACGAGTTACACGGGGCTGCTCGAGCGATGGTTCGCCGAGCACCGTATCGATGCGACGCTCGTGAAGCTCGACGGAGCCGTTGAATCGGCGATCCGCCTCGGCGTCGCTGACGCGGTTGCCGACGTCGTGTCAACCGGAGCGACCCTGCGCAAGGCCGGCCTCGAGGTGTTCGGTCCCGTCATCCTCGAGTCCACCGCGGTCCTCATCTCGACCCCCGCCAAGGAGCAGGCCGCCAAGACCCTGCTCGGCCGGCTCGACGGCGTGCTCGTTGCACGCCGCTACGCGATCATCGACTACGACATCGCTAACGAGCACCTCGAGGAGGCGACCAAGATCACGCCGGGCTTCCAGTCGCCGACGGTCTCGCCGCTGCGCGAGCCGGGCTGGTCCGCCGTACGGTCGATGGTGCCGACGGGCGATGTCAATCAACTCATGGATGCTCTCCACGACCTCGGCGCGCGCGCCATCTTCGTGACCGCGCTGCAGGCCGCGCGGATGTAG
- the hisF gene encoding imidazole glycerol phosphate synthase subunit HisF encodes MTTTAAATTAPETLATRVIPCLDVAGGRVVKGVNFENLQDAGDPVELGALYASQGADELTFLDVTATSDGRETTYDVVTRTAEHVFIPLTVGGGVRSVDDVRRLLACGADKVGVNSAAIARPELLDEIAAAFGRQVLVLSLDIKRSPRTPSGFVVTTHGGRTETSLDALEWTREACERGAGELLVNSMDADGTKRGFDLELIGLVRELASVPVIASGGAGKVTDFAPAVEAGADAVLAASVFHHRELTIPDVKSAMADAGITVRQAGA; translated from the coding sequence GTGACGACAACCGCAGCAGCAACCACCGCACCCGAAACGCTCGCGACCCGGGTCATCCCGTGTCTCGACGTCGCAGGGGGGCGCGTCGTCAAGGGCGTGAACTTCGAGAACCTGCAGGACGCGGGCGACCCGGTCGAGCTCGGGGCCCTCTACGCGAGCCAGGGGGCCGACGAGCTCACCTTCCTCGATGTCACGGCGACCTCGGACGGCCGCGAGACCACCTACGACGTCGTGACGCGGACCGCCGAGCACGTCTTCATTCCGCTGACCGTCGGCGGCGGGGTGCGCTCGGTCGACGACGTGCGCCGTCTGCTCGCCTGCGGCGCCGACAAGGTCGGCGTCAACTCGGCAGCGATCGCGCGGCCCGAGCTGCTCGACGAGATCGCCGCGGCGTTCGGGCGCCAGGTGCTCGTGCTCTCGCTTGACATCAAGCGCTCTCCTCGCACTCCATCCGGCTTCGTCGTCACCACCCACGGCGGCCGAACGGAGACCAGTCTCGACGCGCTCGAGTGGACCCGTGAGGCCTGCGAGCGCGGGGCCGGCGAACTGCTCGTGAACTCGATGGATGCTGACGGCACGAAACGCGGGTTCGATCTCGAGCTCATCGGCCTCGTGCGCGAACTCGCCAGCGTGCCCGTCATCGCGTCCGGTGGTGCGGGCAAGGTCACGGACTTCGCCCCCGCCGTCGAAGCGGGAGCCGACGCCGTGCTCGCCGCGAGCGTCTTTCACCACAGGGAGCTCACGATCCCCGACGTGAAGTCGGCGATGGCGGATGCGGGCATTACCGTGCGGCAGGCCGGCGCATGA
- the hisI gene encoding phosphoribosyl-AMP cyclohydrolase, which translates to MSANERVAAALTDEQIEEVVGRIAFDERGLAPAIVTQHGTGELLMLAYVSAESLRATLSDRRVTYWSRSRRELWRKGETSGHTQRLMAFALDCDADTLHFEVDQVGPACHTGTRTCFDGDELAVRFADATGERA; encoded by the coding sequence ATGAGCGCGAACGAGCGCGTGGCGGCGGCACTCACGGACGAACAGATCGAGGAGGTCGTGGGCCGAATCGCGTTCGATGAGCGGGGCCTCGCCCCAGCGATCGTCACGCAGCACGGAACGGGCGAGCTCCTCATGCTCGCCTACGTGAGCGCGGAGTCACTGCGGGCAACGCTGAGCGATCGGCGGGTGACGTACTGGTCGCGTTCGCGACGCGAGTTGTGGCGCAAGGGCGAGACCTCTGGTCACACGCAGCGCCTGATGGCGTTCGCGCTCGACTGCGACGCCGACACCCTGCACTTCGAGGTCGACCAGGTCGGTCCAGCGTGTCACACCGGCACGCGGACCTGCTTCGACGGCGACGAGCTTGCCGTGCGATTCGCCGACGCCACCGGTGAGCGCGCGTGA
- a CDS encoding Trp biosynthesis-associated membrane protein yields MTVAETPARDERAGARTKRVLLLGLALGCGLAVLAWSQPWFHLTEVAGTHLGGEAEARGDVAAPPLMALALAGLAALAGLALAGVILRWVLGALVVVIGGTAIATSALAIADPVRAVSRLVTDLTGVAGSTSTTDLVDPAGVVATPWPWVGVLSGVLLAALGAAVVVTAGRWPSSGRRFETRFVEADTGLPVDSVERWDALSSGDDPTWAGDGTGDEQDDDPDDERDDDRGADGEKTARPNGRPDADERND; encoded by the coding sequence GTGACGGTCGCGGAGACGCCGGCGCGCGACGAACGGGCGGGCGCTCGCACGAAGCGCGTGCTGCTACTCGGACTCGCGCTCGGCTGTGGGCTCGCCGTGCTCGCGTGGTCGCAGCCCTGGTTTCATCTGACGGAGGTTGCGGGCACGCACCTGGGCGGCGAGGCGGAGGCGCGCGGCGATGTCGCGGCGCCCCCGCTCATGGCGCTCGCCCTGGCCGGGCTCGCGGCACTCGCCGGCCTCGCCCTAGCCGGCGTGATCCTGCGATGGGTGCTCGGCGCCCTGGTCGTCGTGATCGGGGGTACGGCCATCGCGACGAGCGCGCTGGCGATCGCCGACCCCGTCAGGGCGGTGTCGCGACTCGTCACCGATCTGACGGGCGTCGCGGGGAGCACGTCGACGACCGACCTCGTCGATCCGGCCGGGGTCGTGGCCACGCCGTGGCCGTGGGTCGGCGTGCTCTCAGGCGTGCTGCTCGCCGCGCTCGGCGCCGCCGTCGTCGTCACGGCCGGGCGGTGGCCGTCGAGCGGCCGGCGATTCGAGACGCGCTTCGTCGAAGCCGACACCGGCTTGCCCGTCGACAGCGTCGAGCGGTGGGATGCGCTCTCGAGCGGAGACGACCCGACGTGGGCGGGCGACGGTACCGGTGACGAACAGGACGACGACCCCGATGACGAACGGGACGACGACCGCGGCGCCGACGGCGAGAAAACTGCCCGACCGAACGGGCGGCCAGACGCGGACGAGCGCAATGACTAG
- a CDS encoding HGxxPAAW family protein — MADRSTADPSMTDTQGTTDAEGTSIEAEHHDDEGHSIIGWVCVLTMIVGFLIGTVSFYLAIEVAVWVGVGITLLGAIMWPILKAAGVGEKDD, encoded by the coding sequence ATGGCAGACCGGAGCACGGCAGACCCGAGCATGACTGACACGCAGGGGACGACCGACGCGGAGGGCACGTCGATCGAGGCCGAACACCACGATGACGAGGGGCACTCGATCATCGGCTGGGTGTGCGTGCTCACCATGATCGTGGGCTTCTTGATCGGCACCGTGAGCTTCTACCTCGCGATCGAGGTCGCCGTGTGGGTCGGGGTCGGGATCACCCTGCTCGGCGCCATCATGTGGCCGATCCTCAAGGCCGCCGGCGTCGGCGAGAAGGACGACTAG
- the trpC gene encoding indole-3-glycerol phosphate synthase TrpC: MLEELLRGSLEDAARRRSAVPTRVAERHALDRAPAMDAEAALRRSDRINIIGEVKRASPSRGDLANISDPSALAAAYAGAGAAAISVLTEERRFKGSLDDLRAVRDAVEVPVLRKEFIGEEYQLLEARAAGADIALLIVACLDQPLLERLHAFTRELGMTALVEAHTRDEALRAVDAGATVVGINARDLHTFELHPERFGDLAAELPSDAVRVAESAVKTPADVRRYVDAGAHAVLIGEALVTGADPAATLESFLNA; this comes from the coding sequence GTGCTCGAGGAGCTGCTGCGCGGCTCGCTCGAAGACGCCGCCAGACGACGCAGCGCCGTTCCGACCCGCGTCGCCGAACGACACGCCCTCGACCGTGCGCCCGCCATGGACGCCGAGGCCGCGCTGCGCCGGAGCGACAGGATCAACATCATCGGCGAGGTGAAGCGCGCGAGCCCTTCGCGCGGCGACCTCGCGAACATTTCCGATCCCAGCGCGCTGGCCGCCGCCTATGCGGGGGCGGGAGCCGCCGCGATCTCGGTGCTCACGGAGGAACGGCGATTCAAGGGCTCGCTTGACGACCTGCGCGCCGTGCGCGACGCCGTCGAGGTGCCCGTGCTCCGCAAGGAGTTCATCGGCGAGGAGTACCAGTTGCTCGAGGCTCGCGCCGCGGGTGCCGACATCGCGCTGCTCATCGTCGCCTGCCTCGATCAGCCGCTGCTTGAGCGACTGCACGCGTTCACGCGCGAGCTCGGCATGACCGCGCTCGTCGAGGCGCACACCCGCGACGAGGCGCTTCGCGCGGTCGACGCCGGTGCCACCGTCGTCGGCATCAACGCCCGCGATCTGCACACGTTCGAGCTGCATCCGGAGCGCTTCGGCGATCTCGCCGCAGAGCTCCCGAGCGATGCCGTCCGAGTCGCCGAATCGGCGGTCAAAACACCGGCCGACGTTCGTCGCTACGTCGACGCCGGTGCTCACGCCGTCCTCATCGGGGAAGCGCTCGTCACGGGCGCCGACCCCGCCGCCACACTCGAAAGCTTCCTCAACGCATGA
- the trpB gene encoding tryptophan synthase subunit beta, with protein sequence MTHLRDASGPYFGEYGGRFVPESLIAALDEIAAEWAAAKADPEFKDELARLHRDYSGRPSLLTDAVRLREHAGGARILLKREDLNHTGSHKINNVIGQALLTKRLGKDRVIAETGAGQHGVATATAAALFGLECTVYMGAVDTARQALNVARMRLLGAEVVAVEAGSATLKDAINEAMRDWVANVERTNYVFGTAAGPHPFPELVRDLQSIIGEEAREQSISMTGGLPTAVVACVGGGSNAIGIFNAFLDDEEVRLYGFEAAGEGADTPRHAATLTKGGKGVLHGARTRLLQDSDGQTIESHSISAGLDYPAVGPEHAWLADIGRVTYVPVTDDAAMQAMRLLSRTEGIIPAIESAHALAGALDLGRELGPDATIVVSLSGRGDKDMETAMEYFKLGEPDRTDLEVMPAEEAEAVEKIGGDS encoded by the coding sequence ATGACACATCTTCGCGACGCATCCGGCCCCTACTTCGGTGAGTACGGGGGGCGCTTCGTCCCCGAGAGCCTCATCGCCGCGCTCGACGAGATCGCCGCCGAGTGGGCTGCGGCCAAGGCCGACCCCGAATTCAAGGACGAACTCGCGCGGCTGCACCGCGACTACTCGGGGCGCCCCTCGCTCCTCACGGACGCCGTACGGCTTCGCGAGCATGCGGGAGGCGCACGCATCCTGCTCAAGCGCGAAGATCTCAACCACACGGGCTCGCACAAGATCAACAACGTGATCGGCCAGGCGCTCCTCACGAAGCGACTCGGCAAGGACCGGGTGATCGCGGAGACGGGCGCGGGCCAGCACGGCGTGGCCACCGCGACGGCTGCGGCGCTCTTCGGCCTCGAGTGCACCGTCTACATGGGTGCCGTCGACACCGCGCGCCAGGCCCTCAACGTTGCCCGAATGCGCCTGCTCGGTGCCGAGGTCGTGGCCGTTGAGGCCGGTAGCGCCACCCTGAAGGACGCCATCAACGAGGCCATGCGCGACTGGGTCGCCAACGTCGAGCGCACCAATTACGTGTTCGGAACGGCCGCGGGGCCGCACCCGTTCCCCGAGCTCGTGCGCGACCTCCAGTCGATCATCGGCGAGGAGGCCCGCGAGCAGTCCATCTCGATGACGGGCGGGCTCCCGACGGCCGTCGTCGCGTGCGTCGGCGGGGGATCGAACGCTATCGGCATCTTCAATGCCTTCCTCGACGACGAAGAGGTGCGCCTCTACGGATTCGAAGCCGCCGGCGAGGGCGCCGACACACCGAGGCACGCGGCCACCCTCACCAAAGGCGGGAAGGGCGTGCTCCACGGAGCCCGCACGAGACTGCTGCAAGACTCGGACGGTCAGACGATCGAGTCGCACTCGATCTCGGCCGGCCTCGACTACCCGGCCGTCGGGCCCGAACACGCCTGGCTCGCCGACATCGGCCGGGTCACCTACGTGCCCGTGACCGACGACGCCGCCATGCAGGCGATGCGGCTGCTGTCGCGCACCGAGGGCATCATCCCAGCGATCGAGTCCGCGCACGCCCTGGCCGGTGCGCTCGATCTCGGCCGCGAGCTCGGGCCGGACGCGACGATCGTCGTCTCGCTCTCCGGGCGCGGCGACAAGGACATGGAAACGGCGATGGAGTACTTCAAGCTTGGCGAGCCCGATCGGACCGACCTCGAGGTGATGCCCGCCGAGGAGGCCGAGGCCGTGGAAAAGATCGGAGGCGACTCGTGA
- the trpA gene encoding tryptophan synthase subunit alpha, which translates to MSAVERAIDAALAERKGALIGYLPVGFPSLDESVEAACAILDGGMDVLEFGLPYSDPVMDGPVIQSATVQALENGFRVADVFEATRRVTERTGKPVLVMSYWNLVLQYGVEAFARDLAAAGGAGLVTPDLIPDEAADWLAASETHGLDRVFLAAPTSSDERLGTVIERSRGFVYTVSTMGITGARDDVDRAARVLADRLHGLGCARACVGLGISTPQQVADVLEYAEGAIVGSALVRALTDGGVERVRGLASDLAAGARASRSR; encoded by the coding sequence GTGAGCGCGGTCGAGCGGGCCATCGACGCCGCGCTGGCCGAACGCAAGGGGGCGCTCATCGGCTACCTCCCCGTCGGATTCCCGTCCCTCGACGAATCCGTCGAGGCGGCGTGCGCGATCCTCGATGGCGGTATGGACGTGCTCGAGTTCGGATTGCCGTACTCCGATCCCGTCATGGACGGCCCGGTCATCCAGTCCGCGACGGTGCAGGCGCTCGAGAACGGGTTCCGCGTCGCCGACGTCTTCGAGGCCACGAGGCGCGTCACCGAGCGCACCGGCAAGCCCGTGCTCGTCATGTCCTACTGGAACCTCGTGCTGCAGTACGGCGTGGAGGCGTTCGCCCGCGACCTCGCGGCGGCCGGGGGAGCGGGCCTCGTCACCCCCGACCTGATTCCCGACGAAGCGGCCGACTGGCTCGCCGCGTCCGAGACGCACGGGCTCGACCGGGTGTTCCTCGCCGCGCCGACGTCGTCCGACGAGCGGCTCGGCACCGTCATCGAGCGCAGCCGAGGGTTCGTCTACACGGTATCGACCATGGGCATCACGGGTGCTCGAGACGACGTCGACCGGGCCGCGCGCGTCCTGGCCGATCGCCTGCACGGTCTCGGCTGCGCGCGAGCGTGCGTCGGCCTCGGCATCTCGACCCCGCAACAGGTCGCCGACGTGCTGGAGTACGCGGAGGGGGCGATCGTCGGGTCGGCCCTCGTTCGTGCGCTCACCGACGGCGGCGTCGAACGCGTTCGAGGACTCGCCAGCGACCTCGCCGCAGGCGCCCGCGCGAGCCGATCCCGATGA
- the lgt gene encoding prolipoprotein diacylglyceryl transferase: MTLRAGIPSPPIEWASFTLGPLTLHWYAIIILIGIVAATLWTNHRLTKRGGEPWVVMDIALWAVLLGLLGARLYHVFTHPADYFYEGANPLAIFFIWEGGNAIIGALIGGAVGIFIASRYTGIRFWSFADALAPGLLLAQAIGRLGNYVNNELFGQPTDLPWGLQIDASNPAFPVGLPEGTLFHPTFLYELLWNLAGVALILLAERMFRLRWGKAIALYLVWYGIGRIWIESLRVDYSEIILGMRSNVFGALCLVIIGIVIYIVQARRHPEPEPGVYLPGRGPADLDAAAARQDEPETRDEPDAGADDDGTATTEVDSEHPSETSR; the protein is encoded by the coding sequence ATGACGCTGCGCGCCGGCATCCCCTCGCCCCCTATCGAGTGGGCATCGTTCACGCTCGGCCCCCTCACGCTGCACTGGTACGCGATCATCATCCTGATCGGCATCGTCGCGGCGACGCTGTGGACCAACCACCGGCTCACGAAGCGCGGGGGAGAGCCATGGGTGGTCATGGACATCGCCCTCTGGGCCGTGTTGCTCGGGCTGCTCGGCGCGCGTCTCTACCATGTCTTCACGCACCCCGCCGATTACTTCTACGAAGGCGCGAACCCCTTGGCGATCTTCTTCATCTGGGAGGGCGGCAACGCCATCATCGGCGCGCTCATCGGCGGCGCCGTCGGCATCTTCATCGCCAGCAGGTACACCGGAATCCGGTTCTGGAGCTTCGCCGACGCGCTCGCGCCGGGGCTGCTGCTCGCGCAGGCCATCGGCCGTCTCGGCAACTACGTGAACAACGAGCTCTTCGGCCAGCCGACCGACCTGCCGTGGGGCCTGCAGATCGACGCCTCGAACCCGGCGTTCCCGGTCGGACTCCCCGAGGGAACCCTCTTCCACCCGACGTTCCTGTACGAGCTGCTCTGGAACCTCGCCGGCGTCGCCCTGATCCTCCTCGCCGAGCGGATGTTCCGCCTGCGCTGGGGCAAGGCCATCGCCCTCTATCTCGTCTGGTACGGCATCGGTCGCATCTGGATCGAATCGCTGCGCGTCGACTATTCCGAGATCATTCTCGGGATGCGCTCGAACGTTTTCGGGGCACTTTGTCTCGTGATCATCGGAATCGTGATCTACATTGTGCAGGCCCGGCGGCACCCGGAACCGGAACCCGGCGTCTACCTCCCTGGCCGAGGTCCGGCCGACCTCGATGCCGCCGCGGCACGACAGGACGAGCCCGAGACCCGGGACGAGCCCGACGCGGGCGCCGACGACGACGGCACCGCGACCACCGAGGTCGACTCGGAACACCCCTCCGAAACATCCCGGTAA